TCAGCTGTCGATCTCGATGATCGAAAGTACCATGAGCAATTTCTTGATTTACTCTTGATAAGAGTTGATCGGTTTCTTGATGAGAAAGTAGCAGTGTTTCGCCATTTTTAATCGCATCGGACATCTCAGTCATTTAATCACTCGCAGTCAGGGTGGCCTGTTGTTCTCGTATCCGTTGCAGTTTGGCATCAATGTCGGCAAGCTGTGGTTCTAATTTGGCCATAGTTGCTTTTTTTGATAGCTTAGCTTTTTTAGCCGCTTCCATCGTTTCAGTAACTAAACGTTCACGATATTTTTCAAATTCGATAATCAGCTCGGCTAAATCTGCTGCCGTTACGGGAGTTTGCGCCATGTTCTTAATGTTCCTTAAACTAACTTAGTTTAGTGTTTGATTTGAGTTTATGCTTTTAATTTTCTCAGATTGTTTGCTAACAGTAAACTACTCAAGATTAACTTAGGCAGAAAGTTATAAACTATTGATTAATTAGAATCGATTATTAAATTTATTAAAGTAATGGATAACAGATTTTCTAATATATTTAACTTAACTGAAGACCAGGCGATCGCACTGTTGAAAAAGCCTTTAAATACTGAGGATGGAACATCTGAACGTTATGTAGGTGCGGCACACCTAATCAACTTTCCTACCGAGAGATCGATTGATGCCCTAATCGAAGCAATCCAAGATCGCGATCCTGCCTTGGAAAATCGAATTGCCAGACGCAAAGCAGTAGAAAGTTTAGGACGCTTAAAGGCAGTTAAAGCAATGCCAGTAATAAAGTGTTGTTTAAACGATGAAGACTCACTAACAGTGGAAAACGCAGTCTGGGCAATTGGAGAAATCGGCACAGAAGATCGGTTTATCCTCGAAGCGATCGCCGATTTACTAACTAAACCTAATCAAACCTATCGCGTAATTATCCATACCTTAGCCAACTTTGATTACAAACCAGCTATAAGCAGAATCGAGCCTTTTACTGATGATCCTGATGAAACGATCGCCAGTGCGGCGATTGCTTCTTTGGCTCGGTTAACTGACAACCTGAGTCAGATGGATCGTGTAGCTGAGTTTCTTCAGCACAGTAATATTAATGTCAGACGCGCCTGTATACAGGATTTAATTGACGTGGAGTATTATCCAGCAATTTCGGCAATTGCCAAAGCGCCAATTTCCAGAGTCTTTCGTTTACGAGGCATTCGGCTATTAGCAGCCAAAGGTTTAGCTGCGGGTAAAATTAGTTTTGCCGAGATTGAACCCAGCTTAGATCGAATAGTGCGCGATCGACCCCAAGACATTGAAATGGTACACGAATACGACCAAGCACCATCTAAAGAATTTTTAATCAGAGAACTTTATCATACTGACTTTGGACGTTGTTATCTAGCCGGAAAAACTTTATTGTCAATATATCATCCAAAAGAAGCTACAGATGCCCTGTTACAAACTTACGCTGAGGAAGCACATAACGACTATGGCGCACATTTTCATGTGGTTAAATTATTAGGCTTACTCAATCACCAGCCTAGTTACGATTTAATAGTAGAGGCTTTGCATAATACATCTCCTCAGTTTCAGAAATCTCGCGCAGCAGCGGCGATCGCTTTAGGAAATCTTCAGGCTACGCAAGCTATTCCTATTCTTAAAGAAACTCTAAATACGCCAATTTTTGACCTCAAATATGCTTGTCTTTTGGCATTGGAACAATTAGGTGAAAGCTGTTGGTCAGAAGTAGCAGATGATCAAAATCTTTTGATTAAGGCTAAGGCAAATCACAAAATGAATTAAACAAATATTAATCTCAAAAGCAAATACTTTATTTAATTTAAATTTATGAGTTCACGCCAATTTATAACTAAAGGGGAAGGTTTGCCTTTTGGCGGAAAAATTAAGGTGACGGGGTTTGCGGTAAAAAATAGGTTTTTAACATGAGAGACCACAATCGTCAAGAAACAATTTGGCAATTTCCTCAAAGTCAACCAATGTTGGAAGAAGGTCAGGTTCATATTTGGCGCGCTAGCCTTGATTTACCTACCGTAGTAATTGACCAGTTAGCTACTTTTTTATCACCTGATGAAATAGAGCGAGCCAATAAATTTCGCTTTGCACAACATAAAAGAAGATTTATTGCAGCCAGAGGTATTTTAAGAGAGTTGTTGAGTAATTATCTGCAAATTAGTCCCAATGATTTAAAATTCAAGTATGGAGATCGCGGGAAGCCTCTGTTAACTGGGTTCAAACAGGATAGTCCTTTAAAATTTAATCTTTCTCACTCTGAAGAATACGTTCTTTACGGGTTCACCTATCATCACTCTATTGGAGTAGATCTTGAATACATAAGAGAAATGCCAGATGCAGTTAAAATTGCTCAGCGTTTTTTTTCTGATAGAGAATATAGATTAATCAATAGTGTTGAAGATACACAAAAATCGGCAGTGTTTTTTAAGTTGTGGACTGCAAAAGAGGCTTATTTAAAAGCGATCGGTATAGGACTAGCAGGTTCGTTAGCCAATGTCGATATAATCTTCGACTGCGTTCAATCTCCTCGCCTACTAGCAATTTCAGGAAGTAAAACAGCAGTGACAAGTTGGTCAATCTATTCTTGTATTCCTGCAACAAGCTATATAGCAACAATAGCAGTTAAAACTTTGATACCCTTTAAGCAAATTAATTTCTGGCATTGGCATCAAGGTAGTTCCAGCATTACTCCCGACTGATTGCTAAAAGCAAATAATTGCGCCATGTAAACAATACTCTTGAAAACCCCATAAGTATTAAAATCAATGTATGATTTCTTATGAATTCTTAATATTATAGTAAGCAGGATTTAACAAGAGAGAATTTTTATGACGACAATTACCTTTGCCAAGGAAAAACAAGAAGTGATCGCTGCACAGGGGTCAAATTTGCGCGAGAAAGCTCTTCAAAATCGAGTTGATATTTATACTTTCGGCGGTAAGCTCAGAAATTGTGGTGGTTATGGGCAATGTGCAACTTGTATTGTCGAAGTTGCTGAAGGCATGGAGAATTTATCTCCTAAAACAGATTTTGAAAAGCGCAGATTAAAGAAAAAGCCTGATAACTATCGTTTAGCTTGTCAAACTCTAGTCAATGGTCCAGTCACTATAATTACCAAACCAAAGCCT
Above is a genomic segment from Coleofasciculaceae cyanobacterium containing:
- a CDS encoding 4'-phosphopantetheinyl transferase superfamily protein, coding for MRDHNRQETIWQFPQSQPMLEEGQVHIWRASLDLPTVVIDQLATFLSPDEIERANKFRFAQHKRRFIAARGILRELLSNYLQISPNDLKFKYGDRGKPLLTGFKQDSPLKFNLSHSEEYVLYGFTYHHSIGVDLEYIREMPDAVKIAQRFFSDREYRLINSVEDTQKSAVFFKLWTAKEAYLKAIGIGLAGSLANVDIIFDCVQSPRLLAISGSKTAVTSWSIYSCIPATSYIATIAVKTLIPFKQINFWHWHQGSSSITPD
- a CDS encoding HEAT repeat domain-containing protein, producing the protein MDNRFSNIFNLTEDQAIALLKKPLNTEDGTSERYVGAAHLINFPTERSIDALIEAIQDRDPALENRIARRKAVESLGRLKAVKAMPVIKCCLNDEDSLTVENAVWAIGEIGTEDRFILEAIADLLTKPNQTYRVIIHTLANFDYKPAISRIEPFTDDPDETIASAAIASLARLTDNLSQMDRVAEFLQHSNINVRRACIQDLIDVEYYPAISAIAKAPISRVFRLRGIRLLAAKGLAAGKISFAEIEPSLDRIVRDRPQDIEMVHEYDQAPSKEFLIRELYHTDFGRCYLAGKTLLSIYHPKEATDALLQTYAEEAHNDYGAHFHVVKLLGLLNHQPSYDLIVEALHNTSPQFQKSRAAAAIALGNLQATQAIPILKETLNTPIFDLKYACLLALEQLGESCWSEVADDQNLLIKAKANHKMN
- a CDS encoding 2Fe-2S iron-sulfur cluster-binding protein; the protein is MTTITFAKEKQEVIAAQGSNLREKALQNRVDIYTFGGKLRNCGGYGQCATCIVEVAEGMENLSPKTDFEKRRLKKKPDNYRLACQTLVNGPVTIITKPKPSKKK